GACTATAAGAGTGCCTGGAACTACTTTATTCCTCATTGCACGGTCACTTCCTGAGTTACCTTTATGTTTGATCAATGAGTGTAGAATAGTGTCACGGATGTTCCCGATCGGGTTTGGCTTCACGTTTCCTTTAATGGATCAATAAGAGCTGAATTCTCCCACTGTCTCTGTAGCATACACCTCTTCAATCCAATCCATTCTCTGCTCGGTTCATTTCAATCTCCCACACTTTGCAATTACAAAGATGCGATTCTTTACAAGGAATAACCAGCTTGCACAAAAGGACTTTCGACTGGCCGAATAACCTTTTATCTACATTGCGGGTATACttacaattttaaaatcattcgCCACTGTAAACAGCAACAAAGTTAACAGTGCACTACGAATGGTCTCTGCCGAaactgaaataattttaaaagacgTGATAAACGTGAAATAACCCGCCACAGTAAGATTACCCTCAGTATGCGCTGCCTCTCACGACCTCAGGTCTCCGCTCTCTGTCGGAGGATTTGGGTGACTCTGAAAAGAGCCTTTGGGTTCGCTGGAAAAGGGTCGCTTTACCCTCAGCCGCCGAATCCATAGAGAGTGCGGCCCTGGCGTTTCAGAGCGTACACCACATCCATGGCGGTGACCGTCTTGCGCTTGGCGTGCTCAGTGTAGGTGACCGCATCCCTGATCACATTCTCCAGGAAAACCTTCAGCACCCCGCGGGTCTCCTCGTAGATCAAGCCCGATATGCGTTTGACCCCGCCACGGCGAGCCAGGCGCCGGATGGCTGGTTTCGTGATGCCCTGGATGTTATCACGGAGCACTTTGCGGTGCCGCTTCGCTCCGCCTTTTCCCAGGCCTTTGCCTCCTTTACCTCTTCCAGACATCACGCTTCTTCACTCCAATCGCTGCCGAATGAGAGCCGAGCTGCCTCCCCTTCTTATTTTATACAGCCCGGCCCGACCTGACTGAGAAAGagctgacagagagtgagaggcggGTCCGTAGACGAAAGTGAGTGACAGACAGATCATCCAGCTCACTCCAGCCCCAACTGCATCTGggactgagtaaaaaatgaggtctgcagatgctggagatcacagctgcaaatgtgttgctggtcaaagcacagcaggttaggcagcatctcaggaatagagaattcgacgtttcgagcataagcccttcatcaggaataagagagagagagccaagccggctgagataaaaggtagggaggagggactagggggaggggcgatggaggtgggataggtggaaggaggtcaaggtgagggtgataggccggagtggggtgggggcggagaggtcaggaagaggattgcaggttaggagggcggtgctgagttgagggaaccgactgagacaaggtggggggaggggaaatgaggaagctggagaaatctgaattcataccttgtggttggagggttcccaggcggaagatgaggcgctcctcctccagccgtcgtgtagttgtgttctgccggtggaggagtccaaggacctgcatgtcctcggtggagtgggagggggagttaaagtgttgagccacggggtgattgggttggttggttcgggcggcccagaggtgttctctgaagcgttccgcaagtaagcggcctgtctcaccaatatagaggaggccacatcgggtgcagcggatgcaatagatgatgtgtgtggaggtacaggtgaacttgtggcggatatggaaggatcccttggggccttggagggaagtgagtgtggaggtgtgggcgcaagttttacatttcctgcggttgcaggggaaggtgccgggggtggaggttgggttggtggggggtgtggatctgacaagggagtcacgaagggagtggtccttgcggaacgctgataggggaggggagggaaatatatccttggtggtggggaacCTTTTCTCCCCAAAGCTGACTGTTCCTGACCAGAGGAGCGCATGCGtgagaccctccctcagcgctgccattgaggagcatttactcagtgagtacaagaggtttgtttgaaacagaccgcaatggagagatcagcgcccagggaagcgagggaacagcaggctccttccagcagcacatcgggatgggagcctgggacacagaggggACTCAGAGACCGGGACTGATTCGGGGTGAGTTGAGGGAGAACCGGGTGCTGTTTGTAAGAGGCCGAGCGGAGCAGGAACTGGTCCCGGAACTTAGAGTGAGCgggctgggggggaagagagaggccttTCTCAGGCTGTGTGTGGTCCTGCTGTGGGAGATTCGTGCGGTTTACAATCCTCTGAACCCTATTTTAATTTCAATCTGTTTTCCACTCTTTCTTGAATTTAGGTGGACCAACTGTAGGAATGTGATACTCTTGTAAAAAGACATACATTGGAGTCTTAGTAAAAACATTACAAATAGCGCCGTTTTTCCTCTTTCGAGCAGGTAGTTGGGGAGTTGGATATTGAACTGTGTAAGCGTGCTGGTAGTTGAGTATTCCCATTCATGGTACTGGGCAGTTGTTGCTCAGTTTCTGGATCTCACTCAACTaatatcaagttaaaaatcacaataccaggttatagtccaacagtttttttggaagcacttgATGTGTAACATTatgcaccagcatctccaaatcaactgGTATCGAACCACACGAAAAACAAACACAAACCCCAGACAGAGAGCAGCTTAGGGCAACAATGGAATCAGATCCGTGGTTCTGGTAAAATTGTTggctttaaaaaaacacacacacatcctaatTAATATGTAATAAATGTGACAATGATCAGTTCAATATTGCCAGACTAGTCTCTTGTTGATTTGTAGGTGGTGTCCCTGTGTCTTCCTCCAGAAAAACACCTGAGGGACTAAGACGCTATAAAACTTCCTCAGTTCAAATCACAGAGTAACCAGCTGTCTCCAACAAACGGAAGGTATGTAGCCCATTGACATTTACACACCAGTGTTGGAGGTAGATATACTGAGTTCTCCTCTAAAATAGACGTTCAGGAATAGCATTAAAATCTGCAGTTATTAAGAGCATTTTCAAAGTTACAATGAAGATAGGCAACATTGTTGCATCGTTTCAACGACCATCTGTGAAGTAGGGCTTAAGTACAGAGATGGAGGGAAACTGCTCACCAACAGGGCAAGAGTTACTGAAGAGTCgttgagtcacagagacagagagcatgcaaacagacccttcggtccaacttgtccagatatcctaacctaatctggtcccatttgccagcacttaccccatctccctctaaacccttcctgttcatattgttaaagtacagatttgagatgcCCCAGGGAACCACTCGTGGACTCAGACCTATAAGCCTCGTCCTGGAGATCCTGGTTCGTCCTGGAGATCGTACTAtttggtagtctggaataaaaacctctTACAAACAGTTGAGCTCAATTTTAGCCTTGCTctttatttaccaatagcatCCCTGTTACAACGTAACATTGACACCTAAAACCTCAAAAGTAGGATACTAGCTCTTCCTTTAAGAGCCCTCGCAGACTACTCCACTCTTCTATCTCAAATAGGCTTCCTTTTTATAAAATTTTACAATAAACTCTGCATGTTTTTAATTAGATAGATAGTGGAAAGGCAATAATTTGTAAGGAAGAGAAGTTAAGCGCTTAACCGATCACTCCTGTAGGCCCTTAGCCATCCATCAGGTGGGAAAACAGATCCAGCTGAGTCAGTACGTGTTGGTGAGGTAAGTCCCTGTCTAAACTAAGTGGGAGAGGGcataaggtaaccttgcacagcttGCATGTCAGATATCATTGTTTTACATAATGGCATCTTAGTGAGGAGGGCAAGctttgaccataaaatggcttcctgacaGATTGTGTCAGAATCTCTTTAATGATCAGTTTAGAATAATTTTTAAGCTAGGAGCAGACTCCTGCTTTTTATCTTAAACACAAAATCATTCCGTACCTGAGGCTGAAAGGTTACATTTTAGAGTTTGCATTTTATAATCAGCGATGGCttcatctcactcactctcacacacacaataagaACCCATTATAATTGACAGGACCTGACTGTTTATTAcaaggcttttggcatgcttcTGAGACGACACCGAGTTTCCGAGATCACGATCAAACATTGTCATTAATTTCATAAGCTAACATCcgtgaatgttatcactctgtgtttttctttttacacagattcattgatgttaaggcaaatgttcttaattgcttGAGAGCATCCTGTTGTCACTTGGTGAGAACAGATGTTTTTTATCTTCTGCAGGTTCTAGGTTCCCCTTTTGTGGCCTGATGCCTCCCTGCctgtcctgtttattttcttgtgttctataattcaacattacatttaatcTAAGTATTTAAGGGCAACTTTCAAGACTTCCTTATTATacccactcagatgccttttaaatgttgtaattttaccaggctccaccacttctccgtgcgccttatgattttataaacttctataaggtcactctccagggaaaacagttccagcctattcagcctctgccgatagctcaaattctccagctGGGATGAATCATATTTCCActgagtatgtgtgtgactgagaaggacagaattaatcCTTGACTGAATAGTTGTCACATATAGAGGTGACAATTAAATAATGTGAATTTCAAACACACAATCTATGCAGGTAGCTCATGTGCTACTTGCAATAtgtcctttctataacccactggcaatacaacttgataaacttctgcccatttctcatctgcctgaatgtgATGTTCTCCATTTCCTTATTAAGATATCATTTTTACgataataacattcagggatacatttggattcattttgtgtatgccttttgatacaattgctttaaattttggTCTTTTTGcagtaactcagttaatttacctgagctaaagatgtctgctttgtcGTCTCTGTTCCTGGTTTGTCTCAGCCATCTGATCAAACTAATTTGCTAATCTGC
This sequence is a window from Hemiscyllium ocellatum isolate sHemOce1 chromosome 49, sHemOce1.pat.X.cur, whole genome shotgun sequence. Protein-coding genes within it:
- the LOC132837392 gene encoding histone H4, producing the protein MSGRGKGGKGLGKGGAKRHRKVLRDNIQGITKPAIRRLARRGGVKRISGLIYEETRGVLKVFLENVIRDAVTYTEHAKRKTVTAMDVVYALKRQGRTLYGFGG